Within the Microbacterium sp. 1S1 genome, the region GACCATCTCGCACTTCAGCAGCACGTCCGTGGCCCCGGCCGCACGCAGTCGGGCCACCCACTTCGCGGGCTCCACGTAGAGCACCCGGGTGTCGTTCAGGGAGGTCACCGCGAGGATCCGCGGATACTCCACCCCGTCCTGCACGTTCTCGTACGGCGTGTACGACTTCATGTAGGCGTACACCTCGGGGTCGTGCAGCGGGTCGCCCCACTCGTCCCATTCGATGACCGTGAGGGGAAGCGACGGATCGAGGATCGTGGTCAGCGCGTCGACGAACGGCACCCCTGCCAGGATTCCGGCGAACAGCTCCGGAGCCAGGTTGGCGACCGCGCCCATGAGCAGACCGCCCGCGCTGCCACCCTCCGCCACGAGCTGGGCCGGGGTCGTGGTGCCCTCATCGACGAGGTGCCGGGCGCAGGCGACGAAGTCCGTGAAGGTGTTCCGCTTGTGCAGGAGCTTGCCCTCCTCGTACCACTGCCGGCCCATCTCGCCGCCTCCGCGCACGTGCGCCACGGCGAAGACGACCCCGCGGTCGAGCTCCGAGAGCCGAGCGACCGAGAAGCCCGGATCGATGGAGTGTTCGTAGGACCCGTATCCGTAGAGGTGGACGGGACGGGCTGCTGTCCCAGGCTCTCCGAACGAGCGCTTCCAGACGAGCGAGATCGGCACGCGCGTGCCGTCCTCCGCGGTGGCCCACTCCCGTCGCTGGCCATAGTCGGCCGGGTCGTAGCCGCCGAGCACTGCCACTTGCTTGCGCAGCACCAGCTCGCGGGTCGCGAGATCGAGGTCGTACACCGTGCCGGGTGTGACGAAGGACGTGTAGCCGAGGCGCAGGAAGGGGGAGTGCCACTCCGGGTTGCCGCTGACGCCCGCGGAGTAGAGGGGCTCGTCGAACCCCAGCTCCTCCACCGCGTCCGTGGCATAGTCGAGCAGACCCACCCGTTCGAGACCTTCGCGGCGATACTCCACCGTGGCGAAGTCGCGGAAGGCGTCGACGCCGAGCAGCCGTCGACCCGGCTCGTGCGCCACGACGACGTGTCGCTCGCCCTGCGGGTCGTCGGCGGGAACCGAGACGAGCTCGAAGTCCAGGGCGTCGTCGTTGTGCAGGATGAGAAGGCGGTCCTCGCCGTTGACCACCGCGTGCTCGACCGAGTACTCGACCCCGTCGCGCCGCGGCCACACCGGACGCGGCTCGGCGGTGATGTCGCCTGTCAGGTCGACCAGGTACTCCTCGCTCGTGATGCTGGAGCCCACGCCGATCACGAGGTAGCGGCGGCTCCGAGTGATCCCGGCGCCGAGCCAGAACTTCTCGTCGGGCTCGTGGAACAGCTGGACGTCGTCCGACACCGCGGTCCCGATGCGGTGCAGCCACAGCGTGTCCGGGCGCCAGGCCTCGTCCCGCGTCGTGTAGAGGATGCCGGTGCCGTCCGGGGTGAAGAACGCGCCGCCCGTGTTCGGGATCTCATCGGCGAGGGTGACGCCGGACTCGAGGTCCCGCACGCGGACGGTGTAGAGCTCGTCGCCCTCGAAGTCCGTCGACCACAGCAGCTTCGTGGCGTCATCGGAGGTGTCGAACGCCCCGAGGGAGAAGAACTCGTGCCCCTCCGCCTCGATGTTGCCGTCCAGCAGCACCACCTCGCCGGGCACGGGCACCCCCGGCTCGAGACGCGGGGGTGTCCAGTCGCCTTCGACGGCGGCGGCGCGACAGTGGATGCCGTACTGGGCACCCTCTTCGGTGCGGCTGTAGTACCACCAGTCTCCGCGCCGGGTCGGCACGGAGAGGTCGGTCTCCTGCACCCGTGCCTTGATCTCCTGGAACAGCGTCTCCCGCAGCTCGGCGAGGTGCGCGGTCTCCGCGTCGGTGTGCGCGTTCTCGGCCTCGAGGTGCGCGATGACCTCGGGGGAGTCCTTGGCGCGCAGCCACTCGTACGGATCGTCGACCGTGTCGCCGTGGTGCGTACGGGCGGTGGAGCGGCGGGCAGCGATCGGAGCGTCAGTCACCGTCCCACGCTATCCCAGGTCGAGTTGACCGGCACGGGGGACGGTGGCAGGATTTACCGGGGCCGGTAAACGGAAGTCAAACCCACGGTGAACTCTTCGTTCGTCACGTCGATCCCGTCGACATCTCCCTCTTCCTCAAGACCGAAAGCGAACGGTGGAAACCGCAGCCCTCATCGTCGTGCTCGTCATCGCGCTGGCACTCTTCTTCGACTTCACGAACGGGTTTCACGACACCGCGAACGCGATGGCCACGCCCATCGCGACCGGGGCGCTGAAGCCCAAGACCGCCGTCCTCCTGGCCGCTCTCCTGAATCTCGTCGGCGCTTTCCTGTCGACCGAGGTCTCCAAGACGATCTCCGGCGGCATCATCCGGGAGGATGCGATCATCGCCGCGGGGGCCGAGCTGTTCCTCGCGTTGATCTTCGCCGGACTCATCGGCGCCATCACCTGGAACATGCTGACCTGGCTGCTCGGCCTGCCGTCGAGCTCCTCCCACGCTCTGTTCGGCGGCCTGATCGGTGCGACCCTGGTCGGTGCCGGCCTCGGCGGCATCGACTTCGGTGCCGTGCTGTCGAAGATCGTCCTCCCGGCCCTCATCGCCCCGATCACCGCCGGCATCATCGCCTTCGTCGCGACGAAGATCGCCTATTCGGTCACACGGCGCTACGACGGCAAGCCGGACGGACGCGACGGCTTCCGCTGGGGTCAGATCTTCACGTCGTCCCTCGTCGCGCTCGCGCACGGCACGAACGACGCACAGAAGACGATGGGTGTCATCACGCTCGCGATGATCACGATCGGCTGGCAGTCGGGTGCGCACCACGAGCCCGAGTTGTGGGTCATCGTCGCCTGTGCGTTCACGATCGCTCTCGGCACGTACCTCGGCGGCTGGCGCATCATCCGCACCCTGGGCAAGGGGCTGACCGACGTGAAGCCGGCGCAGGGCTTCTCCGCGGAGAGCTCGACGGCGGCGACGATCCTCGCGTCCAGCGCTCTCGGCTTCGCCCTCTCCACCACCCAGGTCGCCTCGGGATCCGTCATCGGCTCGGGACTCGGGCGCCGCGGTTCGACGGTCCGCTGGCGGACCGCCGGTCGCATCGGCGTCGGCTGGTTGCTGACCCTCCCGGCAGCGGGCGGCGTCGGGGCGCTCGCGGCGCTGCTCGTCGTCTGGCTCGGCACCTGGGGTGTGGCGATCGACGCCATCCTCGCGGTGGCGATCATCCTCGGGCTGTACATGCGTTCCCGGCACAACGCCGTGACCCCGGCGAACGCCATGAGCGATGTCGCCGAGTCCCACCTCGCGGTCGAGGTCCCCGACACCCCGCCGCCCACGCGCCGGCAGCAGCGCATCGCTCAGGCCAAGGCCGAGGCGAAGGCGCGCGCCGAAGCCAAGGACAAGGCGAAGGCCGAGGCCAAGGCCAAGGCGAAGAAGAAGGCAGCGGCGAAGGCGGATGCGAAGGCCGCCAAGGCGGGTGTCGCGCCGGAACAGGCCAACGCCCCGCGGAACGGGGACTCGGCATGAACGTCGCGATCGACTGGCTCGCGTTCCTGCAGGTGTTCGCCGCCGCCCTCATCGGTGCGGCCGCCATCGTGACCTTCTACGCCCTCGGCCTCCGGCTGCTGGTGCGCAGCGGGCGCGCGCCCGTCGTGAGCCCGGCCGAGTTCACTGACGCGATCACCGTGATCTCCGAGAAGGAACTCAAGCGAGCAGCCAAGCAGGCCGCCAAGGCGGCCAAGAAGAGTCCGCTCACCGAGGGGCAGAAGACGCTTGCCCTGCTGGGTGCCTACGCGTGCTTCGTGCTCTGCGGCGCCGCGGTCATCGCCGGCATCCTCCTCATCGTCCTCGGGCACTGACCCGGCCGGCGTGCCAGGTCAGGGCGTCGGCGACCGCCCCTAGGCTGATGGCATGTCCGCAGCCAACGGAACCCCTCCGGCGTTCGGCCGGTACGCGCCGGCCTCCCATGTCCTAATCCACGTCAGCGACCCACACTTCCTCGCCGGGGGAGCCGCACTGGCAGGACGATACGACGTCGAGCGCACGTTCGGGCGGACGCTGGAGGCGGTCCGCGCCGTGCATCCCGCTCCCGCCGCCATCGTGATCACCGGGGATCTCACGGACCTCGGTGAGCCGGACGCCTACCGCCGGCTACGGGCCGCGATCGAGCCGGTCGCCGCCGACCTCGGCGCTCCCGTGGTCTGGGTCGCGGGCAACCACGACGAACGCCCGGCGCTGCGCGAGGTGCTCCTCGACGGCGAGCCGACCGAAGAGCCGGTCACCGGGGTCTGGGATCTCGACGGTTTGCGCCTGGTGGCTCTCGATACCAGCGTGCCCGGCTGGCATCACGGCGACCTCGACTCGGCCCAGCTCGCCTGGCTCGCCGAGGTCCTCGCCGAGCCGGCACCCCACGGAACGCTCCTGGCGATGCACCACCCGCCGTTGCCCAGCCACCTGCCGCTGTTCGACATCCTCGAACTCCGCCACCAGGACGAACTCGCCGCCGTCATCCGCGGTACCGACGTCCGCGGCATCCTCGCCGGCCACCTGCACTACTCGTCGCATGGGCTCTTCGCCGGTGTCCCGGTGAGCGTGGCCTCCGCCACGTGCTACACGATGAACGTCGCCCGCCCCGCTCCGGAGGTGAACGGCATGGACGCCGCTCAGGCCTTCCAGCTCGTCCACGTGCGGCCCGAGACCATCACGCACACCGTCGTCCCCGTGACCGACGCGCCGACCGGTGACTACTTCTCCGAGGAGTGGATCGCGCGCATGGCGGCACTGACGCCGGAAGGGCGGCTGGAGGCGTTCTCCCGCAAATCCCCGCGGGGACCGGCGTAGACTGGGGGCCATCCCCCACCTTTCCGTTCGCCACGACCCACGAGGATGTGACATGGCTTCTGCCGCGCCCGCCAACACCCGTACCGAGACCGATTCGCTGGGGAGCATGGAGATCCCTGCCGACGCGTACTGGGGGATCCACACCGCCCGCGCCGACGCGAACTTCCCGATCACGAAGCGCCCCATCTCGGTGTACCCCGATCTGGTGATCGCGCTGGCCATGGTGAAGCAGGCCAGCGCGAGGGCCAACAAGGAGATCGGTGTCCTCGACGCCGAGCGGGCCGACCTCATCGATCGCGCGGCGCAGCGCGTCATCGACGGGGAGTTCCACGACCAGTTCACCGTCGGCGTGATCCAGGGTGGTGCCGGCACCTCGACGAACATGAACGCCAACGAGGTCATCACCAACATCGCGCTCGAGATGGCCGGACGCGAGAAGGGCGACTACGCCTTCCTTTCGCCGATCGACCACACCAACCGCAGCCAGTCGACCAACGATGTCTATCCGACGGCCGTCAAGATCGGGCTCTCGCTGACCCTTCGTTCGCTTCTCGACGAGCTGGACGCGCTGCGCGTCGCCTTCCTCGGCAAGGCGGGGGAGTTCCACGACATCCTCAAGGTCGGCCGTACGCAGCTGCAGGACGCCGTGCCCATGACGCTGGGACAGGAGTTCCACGGCTTCGCGACGACGCTGGGGGAGGACCACAGCCGTCTCACCGAGAACGCGTCGCTCATGTTCGAGATCAACATGGGAGCCACCGCGATCGGTACCGGCATCACGACGCATGTCGACTACGCGCCTGCCGTGCTGAAGCACCTCCGCGAGATCACCGGCCTCGACCTGGAGACGGCCACGGACCTCGTCGAGTCCACGAGCGACACGGGCGCGTTCATGTCGTTCTCGTCCTCCCTCAAGCGCAACGCCATCAAGCTCTCGAAGATCTGCAACGACCTGCGGCTGCTCTCCTCGGGTCCCCAGGCGGGTCTCGGTGAGATCAACCTCCCGGCCCGGCAGGCGGGCTCCAGCATCATGCCGGGCAAGGTCAACCCGGTGATTCCGGAAGTGGTCAACCAGGTGGCGTTCGCCGTCGTCGGCGCCGACACGACCGTGACCATGGCCGTCGAGGGCGGTCAGCTCCAGCTCAACGCCTTCGAGCCCGTCATCGCGCACTCGATCTTCCAGTCCATCACCTGGATGCGTCAGGCCATGTGGACGCTGCGCGTGAACTGCGTCGAGGGCATCACCGCCAACCGCGACCGCCTGGGCGCGATGGTCGGTGCCTCTGTCGGCGTCATCACGGCGCTCACGCCCTTCATCGGCTACGCGGCGGCCGCGGCCCTCGCCAAGACGGCCCTGCTGACCAACCGCAACGTCGCCGACCTCGTCGTCGAGGCCGGGCTCATGTCTCGCGACGAGGTCACGAAGCAGCTGTCGCCGGCGCGCCTGTCCGGCCTGGAGGCGGTCACGGCCGCCATTCCGATCGTCACGCCGGACGACCTGATCCAGATCTGAGCGTCGACCGCAGAAGCGAAGGGGACGGGAGCCGGAGCTCCCGTCCCCTTCGCGTGTCCGACGTCAGTCGAGGATGCGGCAGTGTGTGGTGAGCTCGCCGATCCCATCGATGCCGACCGTCACGGTCGAACGGTCGCGCAGGAAGATCTGCGGGTCGCGGGAGTAGCCGGCGCCGCCGGGACTCCCGGTCGAGATGAGCGTGCCGGGGAGCAGCGTGAGCGACTGCGAGAGGTGGGCGATGAGCTTCGCGACCGAGCGCACCATCTGGTCGGTGCTGGCGTCCTGCACCGTGTGTCCGTCGACGACGGTCCAGATGTGGAGGTCCTGCGGGTCGGCGATCTCGTCGGCGGTCACCGCGAACGGTCCGGTGGGCGTGAAACCGTCGAACGACTTGCACCGAGACCACTGCGCCTCGGAGAACTGGATGTTGCGGGCGGTGATGTCGTTGACGACCGTGTAGCCCCAGACATGGGACAGGGCTTCCGCCTCCGGCACGTCCTTGGCCGGCGTGCCGATGAGCACGCCCAGCTCCGCCTCGTAGTCGACCGCCTCACTGAGGGTCCGTGGCCAGGAGGTCGTCTGCTCGTGTCCCGTGAGGGAGTTCGGCCACAGGGTGAACACGGTCGGAGCGGCGTCGGTCTTGAGGCCGAGCTCGCTGGAATGCGCGGCGTAGTTCAAGCCGACGGCGAGCACAGCGGGCGGCGCGATCACCGCGGACGCGAATGCCCAGCCGGTCAGGGGGTGGCGCGGTGCCGTGCCGTCGCGCAGGGCGGCGCGGAGCTCGTCCAGTCCGGAGTCTCCTCGCTCGATCAGCTGCTGCAGCGTGGCAGGCGCGTCGGACAGGAGGTCGGAGACGAGGATGGCGTCCGAGTCCTCCACCACGGCGAGAGCCGCACGGGAGGAGTCTGGACGGCGCAGGTGAGCGAACCGCATGGTTCTACGCTACCGGGTGCGTGCGGCCGGACGGGTGGAGGATGCCCCCAGAGCCCGGCACGGATGCTTGTGCCCCATAAGCTTTGAGCATGACCTTCGGAGGACCGTCCGACCCCCAGCAGCCCGCTCGGTACACGCCGCCGCCGACGACGCCGCCGCAACCGACCGCGTACTCCGCCGCGCAGTACGCCCAGTCGCCGTATCTGCCGTCGTCGTACGGGCAGCAGCCGGGCTATGCCTCGGCGCTCGCGCAGCCCACGCCCTACACGCCACCGGCGCCGGTCGCACCGTCACCCGCGGAGTCGCTGCCGGCGCTCCCGGTGCCGAACAAGAAGGGCCGCACCATCTCGCTGTGGCTGTTCGGCTTCCTCGGCTTCCTGCTGCTCGCCCTGATCGGCTACTTCGGCTGGGCGCTCGGCCCGACGGCGTCCGTGATCGGTCTCGTGCTGGCGCTGATCCCGCTCACCATCGTCTTCCTCGGCGTGCGCATGATCGACCGCTGGGAGCCGGAGCCCAAGCGCCTCGTCGCGTTCGCGATCGCCTGGGGCGCGGTCGCCGCCGTCGGCCTCACCCTCCTCGTCGACATCGGGCTCACGATGCTGCTCGGTATCCGCTCCGAGGAGTTCTCGGCGGTGATCCAAGCGCCGATCGTCGAGGAGTTCTGGAAGGGCCTCGGCGTCTTCCTCATCTTCCTCCTCGCACGACGGTCATTCGACGGGCCGATCGACGGGGTCGTCTACGGCGCCCTCGTCGGGGCGGGCTTCGCGTTCACGGAGAACATCCAGTACTTCGCGATCAGCCTGATCGAGGGCGGCGGCGAGCAGCTCGGCGTCACGTTCATCGTGCGGGCCGTGCTGTCCCCGTTCGCGCATGCGATGTTCACCTCGCTCACCGGGTTCGCGATCGGTCTCGTGGCTCGGCGACACTCGTCTGCGGGAGCAGCGCTCGGCGCCGGGCTCCTCGGCATGCTCGGGGCGATCTTCCTGCACGGGCTCTGGAACGGGTCCGCCACCTTCGCCGACTTCTTCGGCCTCTACTTCACGCTGCAGGTGCCGCTGTTCATCGGGTTCATCCTGGGGATCATCGCGTTGCGGCGGGAGGAGGCCCGGCTCACCCGGGCACGCCTGGCCGAGTACGCGGCGGCCGGGTGGTTCACGCCGGAAGAGGTCACCATGCTCGCCACCCCGGCCGGACGCAAGGTCGGTCTCGCGTGGGCGGCACAGCTCCGGGGTGACCGTCGACCGCTGATGCGCGAGTTCATCAAGGACGCGACGGCCTTGGCAGCGGTGCGCCAGCGTGCGATCACCGGTCGCGACCCGCTGGCCGCCGAGGACGAGCGTGCCCTGCTGGTCCGCACCAGGGCGGCGCGAGCTGCGCTGCTGGCCTACTGAGCGAAAGACCCGGACAGACTCAGCGCCCGGTGCTGCGGCGATGCCTGCATGTCTCCCGGGCGCTGAGTTGATCTGCCACCAGGGTGCACCCGGCCACGGGGACATGTCAAGAGAGACGGAGACTTCCCAGCGGCGGCGTCCCGGCGAGGTGTTCGCTGTGAGCAGGTGCGGTCGCGTTGACCGCGCGCGCGGAGCTCCGGTTGGATGGAAGCATGACTGATCGCACAAAGCCCGAGTTCGACGCCCCGACCGGCCCTGCCCCCGCAGAGCTGGTCATCCGCGACATCATCGAGGGTGACGGTGCCGAGGCCAAGCCCGGCGACACCGTGACCGTCCACTACGCCGGTGTGGAGTTCGAGTCCGGCGAGGAGTTCGACTCGTCGTGGGGCCGCGGCGAGACCATCCAGTTTCCTCTCCGCGGCCTGATCCAGGGGTGGCAGGACGGCATCCCCGGTATGAAGGTCGGCGGTCGTCGTGAGCTGATCATCCCGCCGCACTTCGCCTACGGGCCCGTCGGGGGAGGGCACTTCCTCTCCGGCAAGACGCTGATCTTCATCATCGATCTCGTCGCCGTCGGCTGACATCGTTGTGAGGAAGCGCCCTTCGCCCCCCGTGGCGAGGGGCGCTTTCCTCTTGCGGCGACATTCCTCCGTCATCGCGGGAATACATGCGAATGAATGTATGTTGTGGGAAGGGTGCCGCGGACGATCGCGGTCCCATCCCTCCGCCGCCGCCGCGGCCGACGTCTCCTGAGGAGCAACCATGAGCACCATCGACATCCCCGGTTACCGCCCCGGCACCTGGGTCCTCGACCCCGCCCACAGCGAGGTGACCTTCAGCGTCCGCCACATGATGATCTCCAAGGTGCGCGGCACCTTCGGAGTGAAGAGCGCCACGCTCGTCGCTCCCGAGAACCCCCTCGAGGCCAAGGTCGAGGCCTCGGTCGACGTGACCTCGGTCGACACCAAGGACGAGGGCCGCGACCAGCACCTCCGCTCTGCCGACTTCTTCGACACCGAGAACTTCCCGACCATGGAGTTCGTCTCCACCGGCGCCCGCGTCGAAGGCGGCGACTTCCTCGTGGACGGCGACCTCACCATCCGCGGCATCACGAAACCGGTGACCTTCGAGCTCGACTTCGGCGGCTTCGGCAGCGACCCGTGGGGCAACTACAAGGCCGGCGCCTCCGCCAAGACCGTCATCAACCGCGAGGACTTCGGCCTCACCTGGAACGCCGCGCTGGAGACCGGCGGCGTGCTCGTGGGCAAGGACGTCACGATCACGCTCGACCTCCAGGGCTCGCTGCAGCAGGACTGACGCGCAGACTCTCTCGAACCCCGGGCCCGTCAGGGCTCGGGGTTCTCTGCGTCGTAGTCGTGGAATCGCGGATGGCGCCGCGCCAGGAGTGCGACGAGGGCGATCACGAGAACACCGCCGAGCAGCGGCGGGAACCACAGCGACGTCAGTGTCGCGAGCGTCCCCGCGTAGAGAGCGCCGACGCGTGGACCTCCGGCCACCACCACGACGAAGAGGCCCTGGAGCCGTCCGCGCATTGCGTCGGGCACGGCCGCCTGCATCATGGTGTTGCGGTAGATCGAGCTGACGTTGTCCGAGGCGCCGGAGAGAGCCAGTGCCACGCAGGCCGCGACGATCAGGCTGACGTGCGGCCGGTCCTCACCGGCGGGATCCGGCGAGAGTGCGCCGACGAGGAGGACGAGGCCGAACAGGAGGATGGACGCGCCGTACGCCTCGACCGCGCGCGCGATGCCGCGACCGTGCCACCGGTATTGCACGACACGACCGGAGAGCAGGCTCGACGCGAACGTGCCGACGGCGACGGCGGCCGTGAGGATGCCGGTGGTCAATGCGCCGCCGCCGAGGATGACCGTGCCGAGGGCGGGGAAGAGCACCAGCGGCTGCCCGAACGTCATCGCGATGATGTCGATGATGTACTGCATCCGGATGTTGCCCGCCCGACGGAGGAAGCGCCAGCCATCGACGAGCGACGCGAGGCCCGGGCGCACGATCTCGCCCTCGGGGCGCAGGGCGGGAAGCGTCCACAAGCCGAGGAACATCGACAGCATGAGCACGACGTCGATGGTGTACGTCCACCCGTAGCCCGTGAGCGCCACCAGGAGCCCGGCCAGGGCGGGGCCGGCCATCACGGTGAGTCCGAAGGCGACGCCGTTGAGGGCGGAGGCGGCGGCGAGCAGGTCGCGGGGGAGAAGCCGCGGCACGATCGCGGTCCGTGTGGCCATACCGACGGAGTTCGCGGCCGAGTTCACGATGCTCAGCGCGTACAACCACCAGATCGTCTCCGTGCCGGTCCAGGTGAGGGCGGCGAGGAGTGCGGTGGAGACGAAGGTCACGCTGGCGGCGATCAGCGCGACGCGCCGGCGGTCGAAGGCGTCCGCGAGCATGCCGCCATAGAGGCCGGCGAGGATCATCGGGAGGAGTCCGGCGACGGCGATCATGGACACCGCGAACGTGCTCCCGGTCAGCACGAAGACGTGCAGCATCACGGTCACGATCGTGAGCTGGCCGCCGATGCCGGCGAGCGTGGAACCGATCCACATGCGAGCGAAAGCCGGGCTCGCCTTCAGCGGGGTGAGGTCGATCAGGTGGCCGTGCCGGGGGCTCACGGGGCGATCTTCTTCTGCACATCCCGAGCCTAGTTGACCAGCGCCGCTCGACTGGGAGGGCGTGTGTCGCGGCGGGCGTTTCGACTGGTAGACTCGTCAGGTTGCCGTTCGATCGGCCGCGGATAAAGAGAGCTCACGCATCAGGCGTCGGGCGCCGCGCAACAAGCAGAGAGGGGATCGAATCTATGGCACTGGAAGCAGACGTCAAGAAGGCGATCATCGAAGAGTACGCGACGCACCCCGGTGACACCGGATCCCCCGAGGTGCAGGCCGCGATGCTGACGCAGCGCATCAAGGACCTCACCGAGCACCTGAAGGAGCACAAGCACGACCACCACTCGCGTCGTGGTCTGTTCCTGCTCGTCGGTCAGCGCCGTCGTCTGCTCGGCTACCTCCAGAGCGTCGACATCGAGCGTTACCGCTCGCTGATCGCGCGCCTTGGTCTTCGCCGATAAGGCACCACGGACCCAGCGTTCAATCGCGCAAAACATTCTTGAGAAGGCCGCCCCACGGTGTGGGGCGGCCTTCGTCATGTCCGGGCTTCGCGGCGCGTGTCACACGGTCGTCTGCACCAGGTCGGGGTGGTGGATGGCCGCCACGTCCGGGTGCGCGCGCAGCCGGGACTTCATGGCGTTCTCGCCGTAGGTCGCGTGGATCGGATTGCTCGGGTCCTCGGTGACTCCGGTCGCCTCCGCGGCGAGGTCGGCGGGGAGCTCGAGCAGCGGGAGCTGCTGATCGAGCGCCGGGTTGAAGAAGAACGGGATCGAGATGCGCTCCTCCGGCGCCCGCGGAGAGATCACCCGGTGGTTCGTGGCCTTGAGGTATCCGCCGGTGGCGTACTCCAGCAGTTCGCCGATGTTCACGACGAAGGCGCCGGGCACCGGGGGAGCGTCGACCCAGGTTCCGTCGCGCTCGACCTGCAACCCGCCCTTGCCGGGCTCGACCCAGAGCAGCGTCAGCACGCCGGAGTCCTTGTGTGCGCCCACGCCCTGCTGGGGTTCCGGCTCGTTCGTGCCCGGGTAGCGCACGATCTTGATCAGGGTAGACGGATCACGGAACGGCTCGTCGAAGTAGGTCTCCTCCGCCCCGAGGGTGAGCGCCCAGGCGCGGAGGAGCTTGCGGGCCACCTCCGTCAGGGTGTCGTGCCACTCCGTGACGACCGCCTTCAGCTCCGGCTGGGCGGCGGGCCAGAGGTTCGGGCCGATGAGCCGATTGAACGCGGGCCCCCCTTCGACCGGCTCGCGCTCGGGACCGATGTCGATCTGCTCTCGCCAGTCGACCTTGCCCTGCGTGCGCTCTCCGCCGATCCGCGTGTAGCCGCGGAAGTGCGGGCTGTTGACGTTCTCGATCGCGAGCTTGTCCTCTTCCGGGAGCGCGAAGAAGTCCCGGGCCGCCTGGTGCAGTCGAGCCTCCAGCTCGGGGGAGATGCCTGTGCCTGTCAGATAGAAGAAGCCGACGTCGTGGGTGGCCGCGCGGA harbors:
- a CDS encoding FKBP-type peptidyl-prolyl cis-trans isomerase, with translation MTDRTKPEFDAPTGPAPAELVIRDIIEGDGAEAKPGDTVTVHYAGVEFESGEEFDSSWGRGETIQFPLRGLIQGWQDGIPGMKVGGRRELIIPPHFAYGPVGGGHFLSGKTLIFIIDLVAVG
- a CDS encoding YceI family protein, whose amino-acid sequence is MSTIDIPGYRPGTWVLDPAHSEVTFSVRHMMISKVRGTFGVKSATLVAPENPLEAKVEASVDVTSVDTKDEGRDQHLRSADFFDTENFPTMEFVSTGARVEGGDFLVDGDLTIRGITKPVTFELDFGGFGSDPWGNYKAGASAKTVINREDFGLTWNAALETGGVLVGKDVTITLDLQGSLQQD
- a CDS encoding MFS transporter; translated protein: MSPRHGHLIDLTPLKASPAFARMWIGSTLAGIGGQLTIVTVMLHVFVLTGSTFAVSMIAVAGLLPMILAGLYGGMLADAFDRRRVALIAASVTFVSTALLAALTWTGTETIWWLYALSIVNSAANSVGMATRTAIVPRLLPRDLLAAASALNGVAFGLTVMAGPALAGLLVALTGYGWTYTIDVVLMLSMFLGLWTLPALRPEGEIVRPGLASLVDGWRFLRRAGNIRMQYIIDIIAMTFGQPLVLFPALGTVILGGGALTTGILTAAVAVGTFASSLLSGRVVQYRWHGRGIARAVEAYGASILLFGLVLLVGALSPDPAGEDRPHVSLIVAACVALALSGASDNVSSIYRNTMMQAAVPDAMRGRLQGLFVVVVAGGPRVGALYAGTLATLTSLWFPPLLGGVLVIALVALLARRHPRFHDYDAENPEP
- the rpsO gene encoding 30S ribosomal protein S15 — protein: MALEADVKKAIIEEYATHPGDTGSPEVQAAMLTQRIKDLTEHLKEHKHDHHSRRGLFLLVGQRRRLLGYLQSVDIERYRSLIARLGLRR
- a CDS encoding isopenicillin N synthase family dioxygenase; its protein translation is MAELSLPILDLSQLDDGPEAAARFRDDLRAATHDVGFFYLTGTGISPELEARLHQAARDFFALPEEDKLAIENVNSPHFRGYTRIGGERTQGKVDWREQIDIGPEREPVEGGPAFNRLIGPNLWPAAQPELKAVVTEWHDTLTEVARKLLRAWALTLGAEETYFDEPFRDPSTLIKIVRYPGTNEPEPQQGVGAHKDSGVLTLLWVEPGKGGLQVERDGTWVDAPPVPGAFVVNIGELLEYATGGYLKATNHRVISPRAPEERISIPFFFNPALDQQLPLLELPADLAAEATGVTEDPSNPIHATYGENAMKSRLRAHPDVAAIHHPDLVQTTV